The Breoghania sp. genome has a segment encoding these proteins:
- a CDS encoding TRAP transporter small permease, translating to MRDANASQEAPVYSVLSGSLGKIENVFNLIAASSIMILMLLAVVQIFARTLFNQPVPGFIDITEQAMAVFTFLGIAYCQRVGGHIRMEMLLGVLSGRALWIAEFIGVLVILTVVVALTYGSWFHFDRAWSIGDSTIDIGLPTWPSKLVVPVALTLLALRLILQLVGYARLIADPSSAPIDVPVVEDVTEHARHEIEDTLGDEETETLRDGGAAR from the coding sequence ATGAGAGACGCGAATGCGTCGCAAGAGGCTCCCGTCTACAGCGTGCTTTCCGGCTCGCTCGGGAAAATCGAAAACGTTTTCAATCTGATCGCCGCCAGTTCCATCATGATCCTGATGCTGCTGGCTGTCGTGCAGATCTTCGCGCGTACACTTTTCAACCAACCGGTGCCGGGCTTCATCGACATCACAGAACAGGCGATGGCGGTTTTCACCTTTCTTGGCATCGCCTATTGCCAGCGCGTGGGCGGCCACATCCGCATGGAAATGCTGCTGGGGGTCTTGAGCGGACGGGCCCTGTGGATCGCCGAATTCATCGGTGTCCTGGTCATTCTCACCGTAGTCGTGGCGCTGACCTACGGTTCCTGGTTCCACTTCGACCGCGCCTGGTCGATCGGCGACAGCACGATCGATATCGGTTTGCCGACATGGCCCTCCAAGCTTGTGGTGCCGGTGGCGCTGACATTGCTGGCGCTCCGGCTCATTCTCCAGCTCGTCGGCTATGCCCGCCTGATCGCGGATCCCTCCAGCGCACCCATCGACGTGCCTGTGGTGGAAGACGTCACCGAGCACGCGCGTCACGAGATCGAGGATACGCTGGGTGATGAGGAAACTGAAACGTTGCGCGACGGGGGGGCTGCACGATGA
- a CDS encoding C4-dicarboxylate TRAP transporter substrate-binding protein has translation MIKAHKLALAATLGAMTFGIAGEALAADVTWNVSLWGNRRAFTEHVEYLAERVAKESNGRFEIKLGYGASLSKARENLDGIAIGAFEMAQICASYHADKNPSLTVLELPFLGVKDLETEAKLSFKLYEHPAVKKDLARWNAQALMPSPMPQYNFLGKGDAPTSLKDFDGMRVRALGGIGELMRAIGAVPTSVTASETYQAIESGTVRAASFAPHAHLSFKTVEVGDWWINNMNPGTVQCPVIMNTDAYAALPDDLKKILDDAVQPAVDHYLATYAKVYDRWWPTLKEQEIEQVELPASELEALRKKAEPIWEAWVEKVNAQGIPGQELLDMVQGEIAG, from the coding sequence ATGATCAAAGCCCACAAGCTGGCGCTTGCCGCCACTCTGGGAGCCATGACCTTCGGCATCGCCGGAGAGGCCCTTGCCGCAGACGTCACGTGGAATGTCTCGTTGTGGGGCAACCGCCGGGCCTTCACCGAACATGTGGAGTACCTGGCCGAACGGGTGGCCAAGGAATCCAATGGCCGTTTCGAAATCAAGCTCGGCTATGGCGCCTCTCTTTCCAAGGCGCGCGAGAATCTCGATGGCATCGCGATCGGCGCCTTCGAAATGGCGCAGATCTGCGCATCCTACCACGCAGACAAGAACCCAAGCCTGACCGTTCTGGAACTGCCGTTCCTCGGCGTGAAGGATCTGGAGACCGAGGCCAAGCTCTCGTTCAAGCTCTACGAGCACCCGGCGGTCAAGAAGGATCTGGCGCGCTGGAACGCGCAGGCCCTGATGCCCTCGCCCATGCCGCAGTATAACTTCCTCGGCAAGGGCGACGCACCGACCTCACTCAAGGATTTCGACGGCATGCGTGTGCGTGCGCTGGGCGGTATCGGCGAGCTGATGCGTGCCATCGGCGCGGTCCCGACTTCTGTCACCGCTTCGGAAACCTATCAGGCCATTGAGTCCGGCACCGTGCGCGCCGCCTCTTTTGCGCCTCATGCCCATCTTTCCTTCAAGACCGTGGAAGTTGGGGACTGGTGGATCAACAACATGAACCCCGGCACCGTTCAGTGCCCGGTGATCATGAACACCGACGCCTATGCCGCGCTGCCCGACGACCTGAAGAAGATCCTCGATGACGCTGTCCAGCCGGCCGTGGATCACTACCTGGCCACCTACGCCAAGGTCTATGATCGCTGGTGGCCGACGCTGAAGGAGCAGGAGATCGAACAGGTCGAACTGCCCGCAAGCGAACTGGAAGCACTGCGCAAGAAGGCCGAGCCGATCTGGGAAGCCTGGGTCGAGAAGGTCAACGCCCAGGGCATTCCCGGCCAGGAACTGCTCGACATGGTGCAGGGCGAGATCGCCGGCTAA
- a CDS encoding TRAP transporter large permease produces the protein MTPFEVGLIMTGLLLVLVVIGVRVAFAAAFVGVTGLIIIFSMRMGFERGVITALKMAGTVPHSKSVTYSLSVLPTFILIGFLAFYAGLTRQLFEASKRWLGWLPGGMAVGTIFATAGFAAVSGASVATAAVFARVAIPEMLAVGYSKRLSAAVVAAGGTLASLIPPSAILVIYAILVEQSVGKLLIAGFVPGIYSAFIYVAIIVGMAAWRGDAPPIRGFTWGERFASIPGTLPIIAVVLIIFISLFGVEIGDFNFSATPTEAGSLGAFVVLVTAIWKGMRLKQLGQALHETAKLAVMIFTLIWGVLCYVRFLGFAGLPDAFRDFIVTLPHDPMLTLVLILCAYAVLGMFIDAIGMLILTLPVVYPAVIALNGGEFVSAADSAFGMSGEACAIWFGILVVKMAELCLITPPIGLNCFVVSGVRPDIPVQEVFRGCIPFFIADIVTIAGLLAFPAIVTWLPSMM, from the coding sequence ATGACGCCGTTCGAAGTTGGACTGATCATGACCGGCCTCCTGCTGGTCCTCGTGGTAATTGGCGTACGCGTTGCCTTCGCCGCAGCCTTTGTGGGCGTCACCGGCCTCATCATCATCTTTTCCATGCGCATGGGATTTGAGCGGGGCGTCATCACCGCGTTGAAGATGGCGGGAACCGTTCCGCATTCCAAATCCGTCACCTACTCGCTGTCCGTTCTGCCGACCTTCATTCTCATCGGCTTCCTGGCCTTCTATGCAGGTCTGACGCGCCAGCTCTTTGAAGCTTCCAAGCGCTGGCTTGGATGGCTGCCGGGCGGCATGGCGGTGGGCACCATTTTCGCAACCGCCGGGTTTGCAGCCGTTTCCGGCGCCAGCGTCGCCACAGCCGCCGTTTTTGCCCGCGTCGCCATTCCGGAAATGCTGGCGGTGGGCTATTCCAAGCGCCTGTCCGCCGCCGTTGTGGCCGCAGGCGGAACGCTCGCCTCGCTCATCCCGCCGTCGGCCATCCTGGTCATCTACGCCATTCTGGTGGAGCAGTCGGTCGGCAAGCTCCTGATCGCGGGCTTCGTACCCGGCATCTACTCCGCCTTCATCTATGTCGCGATCATCGTCGGCATGGCGGCATGGCGCGGAGATGCACCGCCGATCCGTGGCTTCACATGGGGCGAACGCTTCGCCTCCATTCCCGGCACCCTGCCGATCATTGCCGTGGTGCTGATCATCTTCATCAGCCTGTTCGGCGTGGAAATCGGCGACTTCAACTTCTCCGCGACGCCCACGGAAGCCGGATCGCTCGGTGCTTTCGTCGTGCTGGTGACAGCCATCTGGAAAGGCATGCGCCTGAAGCAGCTCGGTCAGGCCCTGCATGAGACGGCAAAACTGGCGGTCATGATCTTCACGCTGATCTGGGGCGTTCTCTGCTACGTGCGCTTTCTGGGCTTTGCCGGGCTGCCTGATGCCTTCCGCGACTTCATCGTCACACTGCCGCATGATCCGATGCTGACGCTGGTGCTGATCCTGTGCGCCTACGCGGTGTTGGGCATGTTCATCGACGCCATCGGCATGCTGATCCTGACGCTGCCGGTCGTCTATCCGGCGGTGATCGCGCTCAATGGCGGTGAGTTCGTCTCCGCTGCCGACAGCGCCTTCGGCATGTCGGGTGAGGCCTGCGCGATCTGGTTCGGCATCCTGGTCGTGAAAATGGCGGAGCTCTGTCTCATCACGCCACCCATCGGGCTCAACTGCTTCGTGGTTTCCGGTGTAAGGCCGGACATCCCGGTGCAGGAAGTGTTCCGTGGCTGCATCCCGTTCTTCATCGCGGACATCGTGACGATAGCGGGCCTGCTGGCCTTCCCGGCCATCGTGACCTGGCTGCCATCGATGATGTGA